The following is a genomic window from Halictus rubicundus isolate RS-2024b unplaced genomic scaffold, iyHalRubi1_principal scaffold0089, whole genome shotgun sequence.
ttcatgtttttaatctatttattaatacatgcttttatttttttatgcttttatgtttttaatgagaacaatattgttaatacgaatgacttctagagcttatctagagcatttggaccgtctttaatgagattgtaattttaactttcaaattttaatacaaatttttttatctttcattcgttattcgaaatttttatttcgataactattttgcccaactctgcgtattgataatatcataaaaatatacttacgaagttacatacgcctagaaggtatgacaagaaggtaaattatgacaattttttgaggagtgcggtaacttcgagaggatattttaatgatattatcgatacgtatgcaacttcattcgaaacaaattcgtcggaattccagaaatatttaatttaatttaatttaatttaatttaatttaatttaatttaatttaatttaatacaaaatttaatgcaaataaagattatgcacatgtttgctaaatatacctactgtaattataaaaaaaaccaagtacattaaaagttacgttataagttatgaatgaagtaccgttattaccattatgtatttcataaaaacgcagaaactctcggaccccgcgtaccgtcaggccggccagacaatgcatacagaaatccatataaaatgcggaacattgcaagcatagtcggcctggccgttcggtgtgccggtcgttgggtgtaacatgggtcaggtacatcggtgagacaatactaatgcaatgtcatcattttttttgtttttccttattttttcctgaaacctctctcaacacattcgtggaatgtttctgataaaaatgataccaaacatggtataatttgtatcatatttactacgcattcgtacatttgttcggagcgacgatgtttcagatttcagagaatgactgtgtttcgcaccgaggctgcatgccagctctttcgtctttggctggacactatcggagaagggccaatttatgatgcgcccaagtgtctacccttcgaaggggctagaagctagaccgccgaagagtgtaacattatgcggggtcaggtatatcggtgaaacaatactaatgcaatgtcccaattcttttgtttttcataatatattcatgaaacttctctcaacccattcgtgtaattttcctgataaaattgacaccaaacatgatataatttggatcatatttactaggcaatcgtacattcgtgcgaagcggcaatgtttcagactttagagaatgactgtgttttgcactgaggttacaggaaagttctttcgtcttcggcgagacagtgtcgtgggagggctaatttatgacaccctccagtgtcaatgttatggagcgggccatcgacgcaagatactaattcgcaacaggttgcgttcaaaccattagagatattgaaatcaaatttttacagaaaatatttagaatatattcatttttatctggagataaaaactagaaaaaatcaattgataaatatagtttgcccaactatttgttacatttcgcgaacaataatttttagggatttttgagggattcagcatgtcaggttgatctttttatctagtgccattactgaaaattcacatccttgtattatccaaccttccaagatgctaattggctaaagcgcttttcactatgaaaaagtcccgtctctgcattattgggaaatggttagtggcatcctagacccttgcgatcgccgtcggcacacgtacacgccgaccaggcggtgtgtgagtgtgccgccatgtcagttcccatagcctccctgagaaacgacgtgctgccgaatattgctaaccgtttctcaatgatgcaaaagtacgacttctgaggacctttccaccctagatagaactttcatctagctcttttcaccattgacaagtcccgtgactgcattattgggaaatatttccaggcatccctgacccttgcgatcgccgtcggcacacgtacacgctgatcaggcggtgtgtgagtgtgccgccgcacggctattcgaacgaagctacgacagcgccatccacgttgacgcgccgctcatgctcctacaggcctctctggcggacaacatgctgccgaatatagctaatcatttctcgatgacgcaaaagtaggacttctgaggaccttttcaccctagattgaacctttatctagctcttttcactatggaaaagtcccgtcgctgcattattgggaaatatttccaggcatcccggacccttgcgatcgccgtcggcacacgtacacgccgaccaggcggtgtgtgagtgtgccgccatgtcagttcccatagcttccctgagaaacgacgtgctgccgaatattgctaaccgtttctcaatgatgcaaaagtacgacttctgaggacctttccaccctagatagaactttcatctagctctttccaccattgacaagtcccgtgactgcattattgggaaatatttccaggcatccctgacccttgcgatcgccgtcggcacacgtacacgctgatcaggcggtgtgtgagtgtgccacggcacggctattcgaacgaagctacgacagcgccatccacgttgacgcgccgctcatgctcctacaggcctctctggcggacaacatgctgccgaatatagctaatcatttctcgatgacgcaaaagtaggacttctgaggacctttccaccctagattgaacctttatctagctcttttcactatggaaaagtcccgtctctgcattattgggaaatatttccaggcatcccggacccttgcgatcgccgtcgcacacgtacacgccatccacgctttcgcgccgcgcatgctcctataggcctctgttttaccgatacagtgactactgacgatgagacagatcgggaacatagtacagcgctcgtagcgaaaaatgtcggaactatattttgatgaaatactcaatgatctaatttttctgggtgcccgctttcatttgtttgatacgtaagcatacaacgtgatcggcgtggcattgagttcctatatgttcccgctagggtggaaaggtccaacgaactccatacgagctctgaatctctcgatatttacgataatgtcactcgacaagcagtatgctgctgaatattgcaaattacggctaaaaaacgcaaaagtacgacttctgaggaccttttcaccctagattgaacttttatctagcgattttgactacagaacagtactatttttgcattgttaacaaatgagagcgggcctcccgtacccttgcaaaactcgggtacgtgtgcggaactagggaggggatgcactcacacaatcttgagccgtgcCCACCGCCTTAATCCAGAATTTTACTCCATTGATGCGCACGCGCACGCGCGAAAAAACAAATACGACTGAAATCTCATTGTTTCCAATAACAAATTTATGTAAAGCTCGCGGTTGGTTCGTTTCCTTTATGATAAAGTTATATCAAATGCAATGATGGTATCGAAACTACAATATTTATAGATTaagtatattaaaatatatcgaTACTAAATATCGATATTTCGATTGAAAAGTGTCGATATTCCGATTATTGATACTGTATCGCCATCACTACTAGACAAGTGAGTgcatataccagcatatactatAGTTGACTATAGTATCATGGCGCCAAAATGTTACATTACGTATGACTGTGAAGAGACAAGACTTTATATTATTGTATCGGATAGTTTTTCTTAGATTTTTATAGTTTATTTAATGTAGTAATGAAGGATGAAAAATATTACACAGTACCTTGTGGATTCTGTAAAATCTAGTGGAGCAACTAATGTTGATGCAAAACAGGAAAAGGAAGCTAATAATGGTTCGAGAGGAAAACGTAACcgtgttaaaattaaaatatcacGATCAAACACGAAAGAGAGGGTATGTAATATCATAGAAAGTAATAACGATATGATAGATAAAACGCCTAGCCCATTTACCAGGGAAAATAAGAAAGTCAAAAATTCGCATGAAACACCAACAAGATCTCCATCGAAATCGAAACTACCAATGCTGACGAGTCTGAAAAAATTAGAGAGTAAAAGTCTAGATTATTTATCTTTAGAATCCAATGGTGCCTGCCACGACAATAAATATAAGAAACGAAGTGATAAACGTAATTCTGATAGTCCGTCGAGAAACAATAAGAAATCTGGAAAGCAATTAAAGGATAAAAAGGATACTGGCAGTGatatgtgtccttgtagttcagTGAAGAATAAAGATCCTGATATTATAGATTTAGTAAATGATAAAGAAGATAACCACGAAGAGTCCAATGCTTTTCAAATTCTTATGAACCGTAAGAAACAGGGCCAGAGTCTTTTGCCAACGAAGCTTCCTTCAACCAATGAAGCAAATATTAAAAAGTCTAAAGAATATAAAATCAAATTGAAAAagacaaaagaaaataaaatcaaattgaaAAAGACAAAAGAAAAGTTGGTGGCTTTAGCCGATAAGAAAGGATATTCTAAGAGAAAGCTTTTACAGATCGAAGAAGGAGAGAAAATAGAACATATTATTCAAACTCGCATTAAATCTTTTACAAAAGATGAGAAGAAAGATACTAACGGAGAAACAAATGTTGTTACACAAACTCAAACTCAATCTTGCAGcagtttattaaattattttaggtAATGTATATTATTGCTTGCATTGATAAAACCAaagataatataatttcaatatcttttttatttcatttcttgtATAACAGTAAAGTTCCAGTGAATTCAACACATTCGAATACAGCAAACATGTCTACTATTGTGGTCAAAGCTGATGTACACATGGCTGAAAATTCCACTCAACACAACATATATAGTTCAAGTTCAAAGTGTGGAACACAATTGAATagacaaaataaattgaaaaatagaaaacacgACCAATGCGGACAAAACAAGCATAGGTGGTCTTTACAGATTAAGCtccaaaattccgaaaataaaaACTATGTACCAGGTAATTCGAAATTTTCTAGTACTCAAATCTATTACGTAGCATATTTATTGCATAATACATGAAGATACCAAATGCAAGAGTCTCCCACATTGTGGTCGATGGCAATGAACCTTCACACTTTGATCGCTGATTTTTCTATGATTTTTACACGTAACATTATTCGAATGTACATTGCATTATTATTTAATGTTCCTATTTGTTTTTATAATAGACGAAAGTAGCGACGACGTAATATTTTCAACGCAAAGAagaacaaaattaaatataaaaagttctAAGAAATCTGAAGTAACTAAAAGTATAGATTCAGAAGAGATATCTATAATAAACGATTGTGTGAATGGTAACAGcagtaaattaaaaagaaaaacagctGATAAATTGGCTCCTTTGTTCACAAAACGACGAAAACCTGATCCAGATGTCCTAGCGGCTCGTCGCTTATTTTTACAACCAGATGTAACGGATAAGAGTAAAACCGTAGATCGAAAAGCAACACCTGTAAACGGTACATTACCGTTTCCAGTTATAAGTCATGTTACACAATTGAGTAACTTGCAAGTAAGTTGCAACGAAACGAACGGTTTTCATATTCCAGAAAAGCTTTGTATCAAATACATTCCTGCTATAAATGTAAGCGACTATAAGTCTACAATGGACTTTTCCGAAGTAAAATTAAAACCATCGAAAAACATGAAAGCAAAAATTCCAGAAGTATTAACAGAAATCGAAAAGATCTGCACGGACACAAGAAAAATATGGAGTGTTGTTTCACTGATTTCCAAAGGGCATgctaaaaattctaataaaacaGTATCGCCACGATCGAGAACAAAGAGGAACAAACTTCTCGGAGAAGggaagataatagaagagaagAATACAGAGGATCAATTTGAGAACTGCAGTTGGACTTACAAATACAGGCCAAAAACTGTCGAGGAAGTTGTTGGCAACGAAGAGGCCGctacaaaattaaaagaatggTTAATTGGATGGAAAGCGACATTTAGAAACGAGGATAACAGTAGTGGAGATGAATTCTATTCTTCCAATAGTGTTTCTTCAAGAATTCACGAGAATAATCAAGTAGCCGTACTTTTAGGACCACATGGAAGTGGTAAAACCGCCAGCGTGTATGCGGTAGCAGAAGAATTTGGTTACACGTTAGTATCGAATATGAATGATCTGAAAGTTGATTAAATGTGTGCCCTTTAACTTTGTCTTTCGTTTGTTTAGCGTGTTAGAGGTAAATGCATCGTCTAGGAGAACTGGCAAAATACTTTTAAAAGAACTGGAAGAAGCGACTAAATCGcatcgaattaaaaaaaattcaagcgcATCTacgtttttaaatttaatttccgaTGAAATTCTACCAAAGAAAATACCGCAAAAATCTCTGGTTCTTCTAAAAGATGTTGATCTCGTGTTCGAAGAAGATGAAGGTTTCATTTCCGCTACTTATCAATTAGCATCGAATACAAAGCGTCCGATTGTGATGACGTGTAGGGACATTTGTCCTCACTTGGCTAAAATGGCACCACAACAAAATCGAATTTACTTTCAACAAGCGAGTGGCAGCAGAGTTATTGCTTTGTTACATTTGATTTCATTAGCAGAAACTGGCTACAGTGTTCCTACAGACTATGCAACGGTAAGTATGGTTAATACATAAATTAATCTTAAGCTACAATATTATATTACAACAAATGCTTTTCTATTTGCAGCAACTGGTACAAATAGGAGATCTGCGGAAAGCTATACTTGAAGTACAATACCTGATGCTGTCTAATCCAACGCACGTTTCAAAACAATCTATCATTTTGAAGAATTTATTTTGGCAGAATATGCGACGTAACTTGTACAAACCAGCGATCAAAGCAAGCAAGAAACAAAAAGCGAAAAAGATTGCAGACAGTAAAACGACAAATTTCGGGAAACACATATTGGATGATGTGGCAAATAAACTAGATAACATCGTTTTGCTATCGTCTCTAATCGACTTAGAAAACTCGGTTTTAAATTTGTCAGAAATAAAAATGCAACCTTGTATGTCTTTGATTGAGAGTACTGCTTCATATTCGGCATCGAACAGGATAAGCCTCGATATAGCCGAATGGCTTAGTGAAAAAGTTGTATACGACGGTCAATTAGATAGTTGTCATGGAACTTCATATCAAAATAGTATCACATTAAAAAGACAGCTGAACAAGGGAATAAATTCAGCATTGTCGCACTCGACATCTTTGTTGCTTGATCGTCAAGTTCTATCTACAGATTATCTTCCATCTTTAAGAACGATATGTAGAGCAGAAGAATCTAGGGCTAATATGAATAATAAAAggggaaatcgatttttccactaTCTTCATAGTTTAAAGGGACCATCGATGTCGCTAAAGCCAAACATTTTATCAGCAGCATGTAGAGTAATGTGCGACGTAGCGGACAATAATGCAAATGGAACTATTACTTCAGTATAACTGCTACTGTGTAGCATGTAAAAACGTAgaaatttatggtaaaaatattATGTTTAAATATATATGTTTCTTATCAAATATATGGAAGATATTTCACAcattcatatacatatatacatagctTACTCATAACTTAATACCTCACACCTCACACTCATACCTTGTAATGAATACAAGGTTGTTGCTTGTTTTTTCAGAACTATGATCCTTATATAAAAGTATTGTACAAAACTGtattatagtatttttaaaGTGTTTATAGAAATGACGATCGAAAATAATCCCTAAGTTTTCTAAGAGATATAATAAACACATatttgttataaatttgttttattcTTTTCGAGTAAATATAGTTTTCATACAATGATTAAATCTTTATATGATGCAGTTTGCGATTTAATTCTTcaaatttgagaatttttcgaatgaaaaagtcACCGTAACGATGGGCCACCTTTGTGTCCGCGATATGAATCATATCATGATCAATGTAAAAGTCCAActgtaataatatatattataaaattaatgCTTTTTATATTCTCCGGTAATATTAAATACTAACAGTACTAATAAATAAGTTATGAACATATTACCTCTGAGCCAGATTG
Proteins encoded in this region:
- the LOC143363671 gene encoding uncharacterized protein LOC143363671; the encoded protein is MKNITQYLVDSVKSSGATNVDAKQEKEANNGSRGKRNRVKIKISRSNTKERVCNIIESNNDMIDKTPSPFTRENKKVKNSHETPTRSPSKSKLPMLTSLKKLESKSLDYLSLESNGACHDNKYKKRSDKRNSDSPSRNNKKSGKQLKDKKDTGSDMCPCSSVKNKDPDIIDLVNDKEDNHEESNAFQILMNRKKQGQSLLPTKLPSTNEANIKKSKEYKIKLKKTKENKIKLKKTKEKLVALADKKGYSKRKLLQIEEGEKIEHIIQTRIKSFTKDEKKDTNGETNVVTQTQTQSCSSLLNYFSKVPVNSTHSNTANMSTIVVKADVHMAENSTQHNIYSSSSKCGTQLNRQNKLKNRKHDQCGQNKHRWSLQIKLQNSENKNYVPGNSKFSSTQIYYVAYLLHNESSDDVIFSTQRRTKLNIKSSKKSEVTKSIDSEEISIINDCVNGNSSKLKRKTADKLAPLFTKRRKPDPDVLAARRLFLQPDVTDKSKTVDRKATPVNGTLPFPVISHVTQLSNLQVSCNETNGFHIPEKLCIKYIPAINVSDYKSTMDFSEVKLKPSKNMKAKIPEVLTEIEKICTDTRKIWSVVSLISKGHAKNSNKTVSPRSRTKRNKLLGEGKIIEEKNTEDQFENCSWTYKYRPKTVEEVVGNEEAATKLKEWLIGWKATFRNEDNSSGDEFYSSNSVSSRIHENNQVAVLLGPHGSGKTASVYAVAEEFGYTVLEVNASSRRTGKILLKELEEATKSHRIKKNSSASTFLNLISDEILPKKIPQKSLVLLKDVDLVFEEDEGFISATYQLASNTKRPIVMTCRDICPHLAKMAPQQNRIYFQQASGSRVIALLHLISLAETGYSVPTDYATQLVQIGDLRKAILEVQYLMLSNPTHVSKQSIILKNLFWQNMRRNLYKPAIKASKKQKAKKIADSKTTNFGKHILDDVANKLDNIVLLSSLIDLENSVLNLSEIKMQPCMSLIESTASYSASNRISLDIAEWLSEKVVYDGQLDSCHGTSYQNSITLKRQLNKGINSALSHSTSLLLDRQVLSTDYLPSLRTICRAEESRANMNNKRGNRFFHYLHSLKGPSMSLKPNILSAACRVMCDVADNNANGTITSV